The DNA window CAAAAGGGAGGAGAATTGCCGCAAGGCGATTTCATCTGTTGCCGCCTGCGGGGGTTGTCTGTTAGACTGTCAATCGCGGTTGTATGAGACTGAACCAGTAGGGTTGAACGAACAAGCCTGGTTTATCAATGGCGTGGTTCGGATTCGCACTAATCTTCAACCCAAGGCCCTGCTCATACAACTTCAGGACATTGAACAAGCCATGGGACGGAGGCCCGGAGGCCCAAGATTCGGACCCAGGGTCCTGGATTTGGATATCCTCTTTTTTGACGATCAGATCGTGCAAACAACCCAACTGCAGATTCCGCACCCAAGGTTGCATAAACGACGATTTGTGCTAAAACCTCTTTGTGACATTTCGCCTGAACTGGTACACCCCGCGCTGGGGCAAACCATGCAATCCCTGCTGTCCAACTTGGAGAATGGCGGAAAGAAGGTCATTTTGTTCCAATGAGATTCCTGTTCCTTTGTCTTTTGATTTACCTGGGTTACCGGGTATTGAAGTCATTGTTCCTTCCGGGTCAATCCCCCCCTGAGCCCGAAAGGAATGACGAAGTGGCCCGGGTGGATGACGTCATGGTAAAAGACCCTTTTTGCGAAACCTACTTCCCCAAAAGGAGTGGGATAAAAGAAATCATAAACGGAGAGACCTACTTTTTTTGCAGCACCGCATGCAGAGATAAGTATCTGGAACAGATCAAAAAGGCTTCGGAATGATTTTTGTCGAGAAATTACGTTTTTGACAGACAGATGGCGTATCGAAGAGAGGATTCGGGTGTTCGTCGGTGGATCTGGGCCCACTTGCTCATACTCCTGGTGGCCCCTATGCCGGTGCATGCAGACATTTACCGCTATGTTGACGAGGAAGGAACCATCCACTTTTCTAACGTCCCAACTAGTGCAAAATATGAGGTCTATATTCGGGAAACCCCTCGTGGACGGGTTTTTGATCGGTCTGACCGTTATGATCCTTACATCACAGAAGCTGCCCGCAAATACGGTGTGCCCTTTTCTTTGGTGAAGGCCATTATCAAAACGGAGTCGGATTTTGATCCCTACGCCGTTTCCAGCTCCGGCG is part of the Deltaproteobacteria bacterium genome and encodes:
- the folK gene encoding 2-amino-4-hydroxy-6-hydroxymethyldihydropteridine diphosphokinase, whose protein sequence is MPDDSFHAVYIGVGSNVGKREENCRKAISSVAACGGCLLDCQSRLYETEPVGLNEQAWFINGVVRIRTNLQPKALLIQLQDIEQAMGRRPGGPRFGPRVLDLDILFFDDQIVQTTQLQIPHPRLHKRRFVLKPLCDISPELVHPALGQTMQSLLSNLENGGKKVILFQ
- a CDS encoding lytic transglycosylase domain-containing protein, whose product is MAYRREDSGVRRWIWAHLLILLVAPMPVHADIYRYVDEEGTIHFSNVPTSAKYEVYIRETPRGRVFDRSDRYDPYITEAARKYGVPFSLVKAIIKTESDFDPYAVSSSGARGLMQIMPETAKDLGVTDSFNPRENILGGVRYLKELLTRFQGSIPLALAAYNAGPNRVDPLKEVPPIKETEGFVHKVMQYFNGY